AATGGCATCCTATGCCTTCATTCATTCGAGATCAATGAGCTCACACAAAATACATGCACAAACCAGTAATCCAAACAGCATGCTAGGTTTAGCTCCATTCATATAtcctatatatattcagtgaggCTTTCAGTGACAGGTATAATTTCTGCTACTAACATCACGTATCTAGCACTCATTTATATGTTATGACAATCTCCCAGTATATTTTAAGCTATGTGAATTATTTATATGATGTGGTATTAGAGGAAGCCAAATAACCAACGCCAATGGGATTAGATCCAAACTAGAAACAATCTCAGACCATAAAAGCACAGCCACCTCACTGAATCAGTCAAATCCATGTACAAATGCTCACAACCCACATCAATCCAAACCGTTGATGATTACATCTAAACTACACCAAAACCTTGGGTCCAAGTCTGTCGACGTGAAGCCATCGAAAGAGATCCTTTTGTACAGACCACCAATCTCCGACAAGATTGATCACCTAGCGAACAAGACCAGGGTTTTCTTCTACGTCAATGGCCTGGAGATCATTTCTTGTCTGGGGAGAGCGAGAGCAACCTGAGGAAGTCATTTGAGCCGAGAAGCCTCGATCATCTTCATCGACGAGATCAACCCCATCGTGCAGACAAAACCCATGGGTAGGTGGTGAGCCACATCGTCTTCTAGCTGCTCACGATCATGGACGGGTGAAGACGCACGCTGACGACATGGTGATGGGCACCATGAACCATCCCAACAGTATCAACCCTGCCCTGAGATGGCTCGGCAGATTCGACTTCGAGATCGACATCGGCGTGCCAGACGAGATCTGCTAACTCCAGGTGCCGCACGCGCGAGCACACCAAGAACAAGAAGCTGGCCGACCTAGAGCCTGACGAAGGCTTAACTCCAGATGCTGCGCGCGCGAGCACACCAAGAACATGAAGCTGGCCGACCTAGAGCCTGACGAAGGTCATGGGTCAAGGACATACATGACGCTCTGGAATGTTCATTTGCTAACATTAGCATCCTAGAAACAAATTCATTCCAGTTAAATGGAATGCATGTAATAAGTACACTAAAGAGACAGAGTTACAAGTACGTATATAGTAATGTAAATCGCAACCATATACATATGACTTCCAAGCTATCAGTTAGTAGTTACATTACGTTAAAGATATATGGCGCGCCGAATCGGCGGCCTCCCAGGGTGTCCACGTACGTTCTTtttagttggtgcgttagatagaaattccacggCTCAGATTAGACGCGTCACAACCAGCCTTCCTCCATACATGGACGCATTCAATGAAGCAGGGCTTCTCTGGTGATTGTACGCGGCACGCAAATGGACGGTGGCGCGTAGCAGGAGACGATGGATTGTCGACATGCATGGCCGGTGCCTAATTACCATGGTGGTCGGCACGCATGCGATGCTGCTGGGGCCAGGAACATTTGTACGCTCCGCACGGCTCCCATCCCGTCCCCGTCTCCGATTCTCATCCCATCCCCATCTCCTTTTCTCAGTCGCGCACCCGAACCCGCCGCCTCCAACCCTAGCCAGACGAGCTCCACCTCGCCGCTGGCACCGGTCCGTCCCCTGCCGGCCTCCCCCTCATCTGCTCCTCCCTCCTTCCCCCGGCAACCCTAGCCCCGACGAGCTCCACGACCCTGTCACCGCCACAGCCGCCCTCCTCACCGTCGCCTCCTGCCACAGCCTCTTCGACCTCCCCTGCGTCGGTCTCCCCCTCTAGACACCTCGCCCTGGAGCAGCCCCACTGCAGGGGAACACAACAGACGGTAGGACTGGCGCCGCCCCAGCTTTGCGGCGCGGCCGCACGGACGTGCATAGGCGGTTGCCGCGAACGTGCGACCTCTGCCGTCCGCTCAGCGCGGCACCGTGGCACCACCACCGGACCACGACCCTGCCTGCGCCTTCCGACGGTTGTGCGGTGTGGCACCGCTTCACCACTCTCACCTGGCTGCGCACCGCTCTAGCCCCGCAGCCCCGCCCCAGTCGTAGGAAAATCCGCCGGTTCCTGCGCGACTCGCCGGAGCGCCCCAGCGCAGCAGCACCGCCGCTGGCCCGCGACCCCACCAGAATGCGGACCCGCCTGTGCCCTCCGACGGCCGTGCCGGAGCACCGACCTGGCTGTCCTTAGTCCTCCCGCGGCCCCCGCCGGACCGCGCAGCGCGGCATAGCGCCTCCGCCGCGACGTGGTCCACCAACAGTGGACACCATGGTGCTTATTTCTCTTTGATCCCATCTTCTACTAATGAATGCCTCACTCATGGATGCTTTACACCGCGTGCTCAATGATTTGCCTGTACAACAATGTTTGTTTCTAACCAAATAACCATGCCCGGCTTTCTGCATGAACAGAGATGCAGAGGCACATATCTACATGACTTTTTGTGCGTGTGTCTCAGGACATATTACGGTTTCATGCAGTTTATTGGCCAGCCATGTTAATGTCAGCAGGTTTAAGTGTTCCTGATATAGTTTTTGGTCATGGATTCTTGACAAAGGTGATCTTACTTATTTACAATTGTACTTGTTTCCACTTATAGAGCCCTGATGACAGTATAGCACTCTACCATAAGTAAAAAAAAGTATCTAGATTCCCAGTCACCTTTTATGTTTTATCTCAGCAAGTCACTTTTATTTCATGCACCAATGGCTTCTATTTTGAAAATTCTAGGATGGCATGAAGATGGGTAAGTCATTAGGCAACACACTTGAACCAAAAGATCTGGTAGAAAGATTTGGCGCTGATGCTGTTAGGTACTTCCTCTTGCGGGAAGTAGAATTGGGCAATGATGGGGACTATTCAGAAGAACGCTTTATCAATATAGTCAATGCTCATCTTGCTAATACAATTGGTATTTCTACTTAAATTACCTTTGTTTCTGAAACATGTATATACTTTTCATGTGTGCTGAAATTGTTATGTCATTTGCCTTCTTTCTTCACTTGGTGCTCCTTGTTTGTGTTACCTATGCATCTTTACGTGTTAATAATGATCTCACTTACTCACTTGAACAGGAAACCTCCTTAATCGTACACTTGGGCTACTAAAACAGAATTGTAAATCCAAACTAGCTTTTGATTCAATTGCTGCTGCAGATGGAAGTTTGTTCAGAGATAACATAGAAAACCTGGTAGGTAGGTTTTCATGGTACCTTTTAAACTGAGGAGTGGAGGATAAAAGATTTAATTATAAACCACGAGTTTGTGATTGAACCGGTAGTCTAGTATGTATATAACCAACTGTATAAAGATTTAAAGACTTAGAAAATATAAGGTCTACAATAGTGAATTTGTTTTTTACTCTGTCACAAGTGTTGTCGATGATGTGGTGGGTCCATCTGTAGTTTGAACTCATGAAACGATGATGGTCTGCCTAAGAAGTACCACACATTCACATGCCCTGTTGTGTCTCTGTTCGAATCACCGTGAAATTGTTTTTACAGGTGGACAATGCAAAACACCAGTATGAAAATCTTTTGCTGTCATCAGCATGTGAAACTATTCTAGAGATTGGTAACCTTGGAAACTTGTACATCGATGAGCAAGCACCATGGTCCTGTTTCAAGCAAGGGGGTGAGAGTGCTGAAAAGGCTGCAAAGGTAAACATGTACAAACTATTTTTTACTCTCACCTTTTCACCTATGTTTCAGCTGAATTTGCCAAATCTTAAATGCTGAAAATTCGAATttgaaaagtcaaaacatctagTCAGTTTGTAGCTTATGAAAGTGGTGTCCCTTGGAGCCTCAAAATACTATTGTTGTTATACATCTGACTGTTCTGACAGCATCCTAGCTCTGATTTCACCATTACTAGTATACTCTCTGTGATATCGAACATCAGCAATGAATCTTATATGTGCCACAATATATCTTAAGGCCTTTTTAAATGGTCAATGATTTATCTAATGGTATCTGATGTATATGATGCATGAAGCTACTTATTAACTCTCTACAAAACTTGTTCCATTGTTGTGAAATATTTGGATGGAACCATAAATGATTGTTATTTCAGATGTTGTTTGGCAAGCTATGATACACATTCTAGAGGAATTGCACTCCGCGTCTGTACTTTTGTGATATGACTACATGGCTTAATCTGTCTCAACTTTTCTATAGGATCTTGTACTTATTTTAGAGACAATGAGGATAATTGCAATCGCACTATCTCCTATCACTCCAAGCCTTTCTCTGAGGATTTACACACAGCTTGGTTTCACAGAAGACCAGTTTAGGGTGTTGAGATGGGTATGTTCTTATATCACAGACGTGCTGTATGATTCCATTCTTATTTATACATGTTCATCCTCAACAATACAATCAGGCATCATCAGGAAAATGCAGTCTTCAATCTTTTATGAATCTGCCTCAATATTTTCCAGACCATGTAATCATTTTCAGCTATTTCATTAGGAGGATACGAAATGGGGAGGCCTTAAAGCAGGCCAGGTAATGTTGGAGCCAAAGCCAGTGTTTGCAAGGATAGAAACCAAGATGGAAGAGGATGCCCAAGCAAGTTCAAAAGCAGCAAAAGGTGGGAAGAAGAAAGCACGCAGCAAAGGACTTGTAGAGGCATAGTTTCTGGTGGAACCATGTATCAGCATCGTTAAAAGGAGAATAATAGCGTAAGATTTTTTTGGGGAAAGGTTTAGCCTATCTGTTCCTGAATTTTGTTCTTTGCGAACGTATCACACATTGTATCGTGTAGAtagcaaaaaaagaaagaaaggaaggaAAAAAAAGGTGATCCTGATGCTCTGTCAGAAAGAAAGCTTGGATATTTGCTTGTAGACCTAGCAGCGGATTTGGATCATCCAAAATCTAATTGGATACTATTTGTTGTTTTGGCTATGCTTGGATAAGGTCCATTTGGATTTGGATATCATCCCCATGTATGATTCAGTAATGTTCAAATTTCATTGGAGAGCAAGTTAAAAAATCCAATGTCCATTAGATATCTTTGGACTTGAGAGAGTAGTTTATAATGTCTAGCATGCATTTCTAACTAATGTCTAGCTGACTAGCTTAGATTTCTAACTAACACGGGGTTGACGTGTTGACTTTGATGCACTAATATACACAGTAGCTGGTTGTTATATTGAGTTGTTTTAAATAAATTTTAATCGATTTTTAAAATTTATGGTCTCGCGGTCGCTGGAGTTTGCGCTGGGATTGGGATCGCATCGTAGGCTACCAACTCGACGATGACTGGTGCGAACTGTCCACACACACAGAACGGTATGGGATTTGCTCTGATCTGTTGTCCCGTCCGATCCCACGGGAGCCGGTTACAGTGTGCCTAGAAGGCTATAATGGAGGCGGAAGCGGTCCCAATCCCGTTCCTGTGGCACATGCCGTTGTGGCTTGCCGGACTCACAGGTCACCGCCGATTGCCATGCACAGCCCACCGATGACCACTGCTCGCACAGCCACACAGCCGCACAGGCAGAGCCGTTAggtcccgtttggcagggctccgatGGCTCCGGCTCCCGCACCTGTCGGCCGCTCAGGGGCCGATAGGTGCCAggggagccggagccgcggagcccgaaaaacgagcttctccggcttcgACGGTGTCTGTGAGAGacgaaaggaggagagagaaaaatggcTCCGGTGAACAGTACCGGATATCGGCCGCTCAGGGACCGACAGGCCagagccggagccgccggagcccggccaaacgggatTAGTATCAGCTTCGCATTCCTTTCTTTATTTCCTTTTGACCACTCCAATTTACTGCAAGCGACGACAGTCTGACGCTCCATGGGGCGCTCCTGCTTCTGAGGCAACCAAAAGGCTCAGCATGCACCATGCAACGCTCTCCACAGCTTTTGGACACGCCCACCCTGTCACCCAGGTCCAACGTTTACTTTATTACTCGTCCGTACATGAAAAGAATGCAGTTATAGGAAATGTGTCCGTCAAAATAtctaaaatttgaccaaatttatagcaaatagtattagtatttatgtctctaaataaatttattaagaaaatatattctataactaatctaacgaTACTAATTTTGCATCatgaatgttagtattttttattgATATTAACTGTGTCATAATTATTGATATTAATTGTCTCCTTGCTGATTTGACTGTACTTCATAGTTCTAAGTTTAATTAGAGATATGAAGGCACGCAGAATAGGCAGCCTCCTAGagatatgaaggcacgccgaATAGGCGGCCTCTCAGGGTGTCCACGTATGTTCTAtttagttggtgcgttagatCGAAATTCCATGACCCAGATGAAGCGCGTCACAACCGGCCTTCCTCCATGCATTCGGTAGTGGATAGATGAAGCAGGTGGACGCATTCAATGAAGTAGGGCTTCCCTGGTGATTATACGCGGCACGCAAATGGACAGTGGCGCGTAGCAGGGGACGGTGGATTCTTAGCATGCATGGCCGGTGCCTAATTAGCATGGTGATCGGCACGCATGCGAGTACACGTGCGTGCATGCTGTTGGGGCCTTGCTtgttttgcatgcatgcatgagctaTCTGTTTGTGTGTGCAGGTGCACTGGTGACACTGCTGGCATTTATGTTGGTTTGTGATGCATGAGCTATCATCTGCATGCAGAAAGTTACCATGGGTATTTACATCATTGTGCATTATCCTTTTACATTTAAATATTCATGCATACACAGGTCCCTCCCTAAGCTATAAATGTAGGCTCCCCTTTACATAAAGAAAGTTTGCTATGGACGATAAGAATTTACAGGACATGTAATGCCTTCTCCTTTTACATAGAGGAACTTACTGCCACCAAATTTTTATATGAAAGGAAGCAACCCCAGCTGAGACCATAGCAAGGACCTCTTTAACTGCCTATAGATTTACCATGAATATGTGCACCATAGCAGCAACCCCAGGTGAGACCATAGCAAGGGCCTCTTTGCCTGCAGAAAATTTACCGGTTAGCAGGGATTTACATCACACGTGGTTAAAAATTTACGGGTGGCTCAAGACAATGTGGTAAACTTTCCTGCATGCACGAGTGTTCCCTAGACTATTTAAAAATTGTATGTGTTCTTGCCATTCATATTTACCATGAATATGTGCACCGTAGCTACCTAATAGTGCCTCTTAAATATTTTGTTGGAGGTAAAATAGTACTTTTACACCATGCATGCTAAGCTTCATGTGCCTTCGGTTAAAAAAAATTCACACGCACAGCATAGGCGAGAGTAGGTGGGTCCATCTAGTGATTGGCCTCCTTGCTATCAGTGCATGAAGAACAGCTCCCTCTTCGAGGAACATCAATCAGcatttgtactcacacagcaatATGATTGATGCCACCATAGTAGGAATCAGGATACCAAAGATGGTCATGGTGAGCTCATCTTCATCTAAGCACATCTTGAGACTGTCAGCTTCTTGCTTGTGACAATGTACTTCGGCTACTACTTGATGTTTTCTTCAATAGTCTCTAGCTTGCAGCGCTTATCTCAGGCTTTTTCTAAAAATGTTGAAATAGGTTGGCATTTGAATAGGGGGCTTATGCGGGTGAGTTGAGTGTGGAGTGTATTGCTGTGGAGGGGGAGCCGGGGGGGCTTTTCATAGGCGATTGATGGCGGGTTTAGAGGGTGGGTGCGCACCATTATCGTCGACACTGAGCAACATCGGGGCCTGAGGGAATCAGGTTTGTAGGGGATAGTAGCGCCAGCATCGGGCCAATGGAGGTGACATCACGGGTGGTGTCGTGGGGCGGTGGTGCGACGTGCAGTGGGTGGCGATGTAGAAGAGACAGCGGCGTGACGCTGAGAGGACGGCACTAGTGTGCAGGAAAAGGAGTGTGGGTGAGTGGCCACTGGCAGTGCGCGCGGCTTTAATTTCCACGCGGTCTACTGTGCACTTTGCTGGTTGCATGGGTGTGGAGTAAATGTAGCTAACTCGGGCACACCCAAGCTACCAGGAAGTGCAGGCGGCGTGGAAGGGAAACACTAGCTGGTCACGAGGTGGGGAGAGCATCAGCCATGGTGCACTCCCTGCGCGAGCTTCagtggagggaggaaaaaggagggGAGAGGGGTTCGCTCGACGAGGAGGTGTGCGAGCGGCCGTGCCCAAAAAGAAGAAAAGGGAGGGGTCTGATATGGGGGCGAGGGCAAGAGTCGAGAGCCGACAAGGTGTGGGAAAAGGAGAGAAAACGAACTATGCGAGTGAATAAGGCGAGTGCGGCATAGCCAAACGAGAGCTGAACGCAAGTGGGTCCCGGTATCGACAGTGTCCGTAGGTGTCGATGCGTGCGTAGCGCGGTCAAACCGGACATTGGGATTGGGACACGGCGTCAATTTAAGCGTTTCAATCACTCCAGACTACTCAAATACTAACTTTTCCTTGttgctcttctctctcttcagAAACCGTATTAACTCAGTTCCTTAGAAAAAGCACTacttcatcaacccgttgtggattttctATTAGAACACAAGGATATTTTTTcaaaggagaatattttgttGCGAGAGCGATACGGTGGTGTAACTTGGCAAAGGTGCCTGGTTAACCACCTCtataccagcgcatgccgagcagccTCGCCATGTGGTAATTGTTCCACAGGggcctcggtttcgtcgcggcaccataagcatttaaccaggcaactttaccaacttacacgcaatgaaaGCAGTGGGGTCACTGACCACGGAACCAGGGGAGGATTGCAGGGGAAGATTTAGACAACAAGagttcctttcgcaacaagggGCCAGGAAATCAAATCCCACAACAGATTTAATTTTTAAGGAAATCcaagtgttctgctaggacaCCCACAATCAGTTGATATAGTGTTCTCTGTCATCCAATCATAGCTGGTCTGCTTGCATCTAAATGGTTGcttttcttgtaacccacttGATTTTTTGCCTCGAGAACCCTAAGTAAGTCTAACGAGGTATAAGGGTAAATCGACATAACAAACACAATAGATAGAGCAAAATGCACGTCCCAAACGCCCTTATATGGGTACAACCTATaggcactcactctcccattctcgacacatcgttTGCCTCCTACGACCTGATGATTCTTAACATCTACGAATGAAATACAACGAAAAGATTACAACACTAGAGGACGgtgatgaaaagcactactaacTACGGGTACATGTTCCCTAGGACAACTCATCTACTTCGTCCGACCAAATGGCTTCATTCCTAGGCTCGgttggttcttcttctgcactGGCTAAGGATCTGCCTCCTCTCGTGGTGGTGGCTGAATGATGGGAAGCAAGGACTCTACTTCTGATacctccgagggtggaggtgctggtggtactacaacaccggttctccttctttctggcgggtggacagggattccctccaagacCAAGGGTTCCTGCCTTTCTGTGTCAAGCATCCTATGCTTGGCTCTTGTGACCAGATAAgcttcctccagctgctgggtgtgccgatcttcagcctcctttagggcttccgcAATGCCAGCCTCATGACTTTCTGCGGCTACCACATTGGTGTGCGCCACATCGGTTTCCTTGGCTCAGCGGAGGCACTTCCTCGGCTCCAAGGCCTgccagtcatactgctcatccagagcaatcaAATACGTGGCCAGATGTACCATAGTTGGGCTGTCTTCTTGCGcgtcccgcccttgcaaagcctccatgcgagccctccatactcgtcgattcttttccaaaggtggaaagaacttcatgggggtacgagcaatgggctcttcatagatctggcaaagatgCCGCAAgactttgtgggccacaacttagtaggtgtcgacgaagcaaaacccggttgcggtcacattccaggcttcagtgatatcaaggaactcctcactcttcccaatgtagacggtgaCCTCACATCGCTCAGTGCCATGTTCCTCATACTCAcgaccctcatactcggggcgatccTTGACTCCGAGTTTTTGCAAGGTGGCATACAGGATATTGGGAAAACTCTCAGTGTTCAGGCAATAgctgctaacccaggctcctgccatccttgGTGGATGGTGGTTACAAGGAAGGATCGAGCGAGAAGCTTGCTCCAGAGAAAGGCTAGGTGAGCTGAGactcaccgagtggtggtaccaagtggCTAGGATAGGCCTTTTGTAATGGTAGAGCGGTCATTGGTCCTGGCGCAGTCCACCATTGAGTCTGGCGTGGAGACCAATAAAAGGAAAGCGGCAAGATTTTTGTGCGCACGAGATGAACAATGTCTGAGGCCATTCCCTAAGGTATCCAGAAATTCACTTAGTAAATTTGAAAGCACTGGACATCTTCACCTACGCATGGTGGGTCGAAAGCAGGTGAACACATTTAATGCCTTCCCTCCATgataccatcagataaaaacaagtcgggcaggtggacacatttaatgcctctcctccttacTATCAGATAAAAACAATCCACCGACCATGCAGgaacatttgtacttacacatgcatccatgcatctaagagaCGGCTTCGGTTGTGTGCACTTTGCtcccaaggtggtcggtggttggggttggtTTCAATTAATACAGCTACCATACTTGCATCTGCAGCCATGCATGCAGAAGCGCCCGTTCCTTGTGGCTTTGTGCTTCGCAGCGCTTGTGGTTCACGCCTGCCATGACCCGTGTCTCCCCATACTCTTTTCTGGCCTCTTTGTGGGAACCTTGTTTTGTAGCCatattagtcattaatggcctcggacatcgctcacCCCGAACGCGCGAAAAATTCGGTCGATTCATTTATAGTGATCTCGTGCTGAAACCTTGGTGGACCATGCCAGGACCACTggccgctctgcctttataagcaagGACTAGCTTAATCGTTGGTACCatcactcggtgcactttagctcgcctagcttttccttttgagctagctttttgctcagtccttccttgcaaccactgcCAGCAATGGCAACAggctgggttagtagttactgcatgaacactgagggttttcctaagatcctatgtgccatcctacaaaagctcggagtcaaagatcgtcccgagtatgagggccgtgagtatgaaaagaatggcactgagcggtgtgaagttaccgtctatattcgaaagagtgaagagttcccccgATATCACTGAAGCttggaatgtgaccgcaaccgggtttcgcttcgttGACACCtgccaggttgtggcccacaaagccttgcggtacctttgccagatctatgaagagctcgTTGCCCGtatccccatgaggttctttccacct
Above is a genomic segment from Miscanthus floridulus cultivar M001 chromosome 3, ASM1932011v1, whole genome shotgun sequence containing:
- the LOC136543525 gene encoding methionine--tRNA ligase, chloroplastic/mitochondrial-like, encoding MDALHRVLNDLPDILRFHAVYWPAMLMSAGLSVPDIVFGHGFLTKDGMKMGKSLGNTLEPKDLVERFGADAVRYFLLREVELGNDGDYSEERFINIVNAHLANTIGNLLNRTLGLLKQNCKSKLAFDSIAAADGSLFRDNIENLVDNAKHQYENLLLSSACETILEIGNLGNLYIDEQAPWSCFKQGGESAEKAAKDLVLILETMRIIAIALSPITPSLSLRIYTQLGFTEDQFRVLRWEDTKWGGLKAGQVMLEPKPVFARIETKMEEDAQASSKAAKGGKKKARSKGLVEA